ATAAGCATCCACAAAGTACGAAAACTCTGACCCGTACATATGCACCGCGCACGCTGCCTTGTAAGTTAAGAGCTGCAAATCACCCGTTGCAATCTCTGAGGTTAGCGTCTGGTGGCTGAAATGACGTGTACGCCACCATCTGCAGCGAAATCTCCAACCCTCTCCAGATTTTCCCTCTATAAACATTTTGGGGGTCCTATTGAAACAAACGGAGTAGTGTTCTTTATGTTCACCTTCATTTCCATTCAGACACACGGACATTCGGTCCTCGTCATACTGAGAAAGCTTCAGGAAACATAAAGCAAACTCTCTCCAGGTGTTGTAGTCTGCATAGGTTGCATCAAGATGCAATGCTATCATTTCCAGTAGACTCTCGGGACTATATTCATCTGCAAAATGTCATAAGAAAGCAATAAGAAACCGctaataatttataaaaatcaaaatttcagcTCAAATTCTTGTTATAAAGGACTTCCAAATGTTAGCTGCTTCTACAACCATGcaatttttgaaaatataaagATTTGAAACAATAGTTTCTCTTAAATTATAAAAAGTTCATACAAACTATTTTGTTCGCGAGTGTCAAAATAAAGTTAATCAGTGTCTTTTCAAAAGAATGAGATAAGCTACATCAACAAGAAGAGGTGTATTAATTCCTAAAAATATATAGCCCAAAAAGACCAAAGACAGACACACACAAAAGGATTTCCAGGATTCAAAGTGACAAGTGGGATTAGACAGGTTCAAATGGATTTTAACAATTGGAAcagcaacaaaaaaaattatctgtTCTACAAAAACCTTTTACTAGTAAAACGATAAGTTCTAGCTAAGGAGATGTAGTCATGTCAATCCTCAAAGTAATTTCAAAAATTTCTAAACCCCCGATAAGGGGTTTTGCATCTTGAGAGATTTTATTCTTTAGGTTTATTTCTTTAAGAGAATTGTCTGACTTAAGAGAACTGAAGAATTCTTGATATGCTCCGTTAACTTAGCTAGAGAGAAGTTAGAACCCATGAATTTATAAGATCGCTCCTCATATGATATATCTTTTCTAATTACATGAATGTGAAATATATATAGTAATTACATGATCAGCATGTAATGTTAGTGTTATGTCTGTTTGCAAGAATAATGGGCATATATGAACAAGCTGAGAAAAATCACGTACCATTTTGATGCAGTTGAACAAGTTTTGCCAATGAATCGTAACAGGTTGGATCGTTCTTTAAGACATCCTCAAAACAGGTAGAAAGAAGGGCGCTGTTGTAACGATCAAATTGCTCCAAAAGTGTAGCCCTTAATCTGCCCAACGTGTACGCATTAAATCTTTACTGTCGTGTGATTGGTGACAAGACCATAGAGCAATAACTAGCATGAGAAATAAATCCATATCTCACAAACAGAACTAAAGCAACAAAAAGTTAAGCCAATATTAAGAAATGAGGTAGTATTTGAATTATTGGAATGAACCTTGGAATAGAATGTGCATCCATATTCCATAAGAATACTCCAGGTTTGGttgaccaaaaccaaaaccacaaatgAGCATTGCTATACAATGTCACTCCATCATAAGGATGGTTGATAGCGATGTCTTTCTTGTAATCATGATTCCATCCATTCAAAGTTCAGTTCAACAACCATACACTACCCTACGTCATTAGTTATTGACAAAAAGAGATCCAACTTCACCTATGATGGTCCAATATAGGAACTTTCACATGCAGAACTATCAAAATGTTGAATggtaaaaattgcaaaaaaaaaaaaaaaaaaaagtccagaAAGTTCAGACTCTAATACATGGTCATTTGTTTTACAACTGCTGTCCACAGACAGCATATTTTGTTTCAACTAATCTAACCAAAATTCAAGATAAGTTATAATGCTCAAGAACAAGATTACTTAAACGATAACATGTTAATAAAGTGTCTCATAGCAGAAAAAAACAAGCATCGCCTGAAAAGCCATCATTTTAACAACACAACTGTTAGTAATTGTCAGACTTTTGAAGAAGGAATTCCTAGGATCTAGTTTCTACCAAAGCTGCTGTAGTGAAGCCAATGTTGACCTTTTAGCGCTGTTCAGAAAAACAGATCTACCCGACTTGTCTCACCAGACTAACTCTGAACCAGCTTGCCGCCAGTGTCTTAACTTAGAAAACCATTACCCAACTAATTGACAAAGACCAGGAAACCAGTCCGGAGTCAAATAAGTATGCTTACTCCGTTTTTCTTCTTTGAAGAAAACATTATTTTGAGATTGTAAATGCTGTTTTCCAAATAAAGTGTGACTTATTCCTAGACAAAGAGACATTTCTGCCCTTGATTTTTGTAAAGCTCCttgattttattttcaatttcttgCAATCACTCTCTTCCGGTGCTGTCATTGTTATTTCATTCAACTTCTTCATCCTAGTGACAAGTTAGCACCAATTactcatttatcaacatattaCTCATATCACCACCTCCAACTTCACTACTATGACCAACCGCCACTGCAGCAATCATTACAGTCAAATCCTATAAGGTAAAATATCATTTCACCTTTTATCCCATGTTTTCTAGAATCAATCTAGTagaatttcattttcatttccatTCATCTGGTGCGCTTTCTAACTTATATATTCAATTCACATTCACAATCAgagataaaaagaaatttgCCAAAGAAATCAGTACCGAATTGGCAGTGCAGTATTTGGACTACAGCAGTTTTCAATCTCATTTAGGGCTTCTTTTACTTGACCTCCAATCAGCAACAGCTGCCACAAAAAGCAAAAGTCTGAGAAGAGAGTACTTGAGTTTTGGCAGGGTACCATAAGTTACAACTATATCACTTGGTACTTAAgtacattaataaaaaattataataggGTTGCCATAACATTAGCAActataattttataaaaatcATATTAAGATAATGTTCTTACTTTACTAGAACAAATTTTTACCTGTACCAAAGGAAGCAAGGCCTGCAAAACTGGGGGCGTGGAGTGAAGAGCTAGCCTTAAATACTTCACTGCATTCCTAAAAGTGTCATTAAAAATTGTAGTCTGTGAATTCATGAAATCCTCCCTATCTGTAGATTCTGGCAATCGTATGGGAAGTAACAGAGATTCCAAGCCCTCTGAAATAATGAATGATAAATCaggtatatatcatatatgtccACAGTAACGAAAATATACTTAGGAAGTTAATAAACACCTAAGAAAATACAGAGTGAATGGAAACAATGATTTGTTAATTGTTAGTAAAAGTAACAGATATGTACTACAAACACGCACACACAATATGTTGAGTAATGGACGCATTCTGGTTACAACCAGTATCTGGTAATTGTAGTCAAGACTAGCAGACTAAACAACGCATTTACTATTTTGAACTGTTCTAATTTAAATAAGCTGGAACTAGATTATAAAACTTATACCTTCCCCTTTATAGCAACTGCATTTACAGAAGCTCTTCATCATGAATATGGATGAGATAAGGGACAATGTTTATATTTCCTTATACAAAGAAAGAAATTCAATGATTGAAAGCCTAACACATAACATCAATGAGAGAATGCAGGAAACTGGTTACTCACCAAGGGCTTCAAAAACGGGAGCATACTGCATTTCGccatcattttcattttctgtaTCTTCATCAGGGTCTGCATAGAAACTTTGGGTCCCAAAGTTTGGTTGAGAATTTTCTATCTCCATGTCATCAACCCCAATAGATATATCTCTATGTATGCCACCATCACCAATATATGATACTTTATCATTCATTACAGAGGTCTCTGAACCACATTGAATGCCAGTACCAGCCTCATGAGTATTACCTGCATAATGCCCCTCTGAGTGTGGAAGTAGTTCATTTGATTCCCTCGCAGTGTAAAACTGGTCGGACTCCCTCCATTTCATTTCATTTGGAAGATTGGAATACCACAGTTGCTGGTATGCCAATCCTACAATCATCATTAACAGTGGTTCATTTCCAAACTCCTTTAATTGCGTGagactggaaaaaaaaaacaaatataattgaTTAGGTGATGTCTTGCATATGGCATCTCTTAAAAGCCGCCATATTTGCAGCCTAAATcagataaaaaaaggaaaaggtaatTCAAAACTAATACGGAAAATTGAAGACTCATTTCTGCTAACCAACAAGCCAATTTTGTCTTTTGTTTGTTAGAGTCtgtacttagccaaataaaagtGGCAGAGAAAGTCCACCTATAACAAATATCAAGGATATAAAAACTACATGAAAATGAATTACAGATGTGAGACGCAAAGAGACACAACACAGACAGGAAAATAAAATTCTAGAAATAGAGCATGACATAGTGGGGACACAAAAAAACAGTATACATTTCCCTACTTACATAACAAGTTCAagtacaattaaaaaaaaagagagaaaacttAGATATCAGAAAATTATTTCTAAAAGTAGCAAACTCAACATGtaactttaaaaaatttggaCACAGACGACACGTTGTCAAAAGGAAACAAGAGAATCATAAGTCAAAGGGATGGATGATACCCTGGTAAAAAATTGCTTGTTCTATTCATTGCCTCTATTGAGTAAAGATAAAGAAGGGCCAAAAATTTCTTGAGAAGTCATAAAAATGCAAGGCAAATGTCAGCATTACTCAAATATATAACACATGGGTTTCCTGATTCAATGTTGTGAATGATGAACTAGCAGAAACAGCATTCAACAGGATAACAGTACAGAAATTGCTACCATATGCAGAAAGCTGCCAAGCAGCAAAAATATAAGAATCATACATACATCACGGTAGAGTGATGGGCATGCTCATCGTAATTTCCTTCAGTAATCAACAAAGTAATACGCTCCAATTGAAGCGCATACCGGTACTGCTCAACAAAAAGAAAGTACGAGTAATCAGTATAACATATACCGAAATTAAATGCATAAGCCAGGTAAAATGATAGCGAATATAAAACAAACCTCAGGCGAGTAACCTGACATCGCATTCCTGCCCTCCCAAACAGCATAAGCTTCCATAACCTTATGAGCATTGGAATCCAAATGCTCAAGCATTTCCATCAGAACCTAGAACACATTACCAAAAACCAACAATAAAATTATCACTGCTAAAGGGTTAttctaaaaaaatcaaattattcaATGGGCTATTTCGCCCTCGATAAAAGCACTTCAAATTCAATACTTTATGAGAACAAACCCACCTAAGAATTCAATTAGAGCATGACAAGTGGATAAATGacggatttttatttttatttttctaattgagctttcaaagtgtttttcaataaaatttttaattatctCTTTTAATTTACTACTATTCGATTTCGAACACCAATTAAAGctagaaagcttcaaacttTAATCTCATTACCCGATACTTGAACCTGTTGTTCACCGGCGACCTATCTTTTCGGCTGCCTTCCAACAACACGCTCAGGGCTCCGCTGGCTTCGACCCAGTTGCGCTGCTTGATGAGCTTCCGCAGAAGCTTGGTGAGCCGGGCGCGATGCTCGGCTCGGGGTCTTGTGGAGCCGACACCGAGGAGATAGGAGGGCTTGCTGAGGGACAAAACGATTCGTTTGAGGAGTTTTTGAACGTGGGGAGGCACTGCGGGGTGAGCTTCATCGTCGTCGGTGGACTTTCTTTTACGGCTGTTCGGTTTGCTTGGACTGTTTGGAGTGTTTTGGTGCGGTTGTGGTGAGTAGAGTTCGGGGTCTGGTGAGAGCGTGTCAGCCATGGTGGCAGCGATGCAGAGTGAGAGTTCCAAgtcgccaaaaaaaaaaacagaggatTTAAGTCGGGAGGGTTTTGGGATTTTCAGAATTGGGCTGCTTGGAGTTTTGTTGGCCTCTTTTGAACAATTAATGTCCTGCTTCATATGCCACTTGTGGCACCATTGATCTTCAGAATTGTTATCCGGATTTCACCTGGAAAATGAGAATCACCTCACAatgaattttaaatatttttaattttctccaaTATCTTAACACAACTATTTCACCAAACAATATTGCTTGGAACAAAGTTGGACAGTTAGAGATCATATATTACACTTTCTTCCTATTCTTCTTTGTTTCGTAATGAACAATATATCAAAAAGTTAAACTCGTAATGTTATAGTATACAtactattcttcttctttgtcatAAAATGCCAAAAACAATCACATTTATTAATCAACGAACAACAACATGCCAACAAAAATTAACTTGAGAAAACCCCACCGTAAAATGCTTTATTATTTTGCTCAGGTGATGTGCTCAAAATAAATGGTTAGATTGGCTCAAGTATTACGTTTTTCAGGTATAAATTGATAATGTTCGTGGCGGTGTCACTCTTCATGAATATACCAGATAAGcaaacaaaaccaacaaaaacccagaaaagcaGCTCACAAATGTAATTATATGAATGCAAGAGGACTCGGCATCTTGATAATATCAGACTCGTTTATTTTGAATGCAGTGGTGGTGTCACTGTCATATGTTTTATTTGCTCATGATGAACTCTTTGctatacaaaaaaaatcatttttttattctttatatACAACTCAGGCCAGGAAACACTAAAACACAACCCCTAAATCCAACCGAATCAGATGTAAAACAAATTCGAATATAATTTCTAAATTCAGATTAAAAAGAATCTATTTGTTTGGAGAAGATGAAATTGCGGTCCCCATGAGAAATTTCTAATCGTTAAATTGGATTAGACAAAATcatgaaaaaaaattctaaaacccaattatattaaatcacaaatttgaAGCAGATTTTGACATGCAATAGGTCAATAGGGTAGGAATCGTTTCAGACTAACCTTGATGGTTAGGAAAGCTTGAATCCGAACAAAGCTCCTAGGTTATAGGGTGATGCTGTTGATGTGAAATTCAACCTGCAAAGGTTGAAGGAGAGGAATTTCAATTTGAAAGATCT
This window of the Malus domestica chromosome 03, GDT2T_hap1 genome carries:
- the LOC114824044 gene encoding uncharacterized protein isoform X2 is translated as MEMLEHLDSNAHKVMEAYAVWEGRNAMSGYSPEYRYALQLERITLLITEGNYDEHAHHSTVILTQLKEFGNEPLLMMIVGLAYQQLWYSNLPNEMKWRESDQFYTARESNELLPHSEGHYAGNTHEAGTGIQCGSETSVMNDKVSYIGDGGIHRDISIGVDDMEIENSQPNFGTQSFYADPDEDTENENDGEMQYAPVFEALEGLESLLLPIRLPESTDREDFMNSQTTIFNDTFRNAVKYLRLALHSTPPVLQALLPLVQLLLIGGQVKEALNEIENCCSPNTALPIRLRATLLEQFDRYNSALLSTCFEDVLKNDPTCYDSLAKLVQLHQNDEYSPESLLEMIALHLDATYADYNTWREFALCFLKLSQYDEDRMSVCLNGNEGEHKEHYSVCFNRTPKMFIEGKSGEGWRFRCRWWRTRHFSHQTLTSEIATGDLQLLTYKAACAVHMYGSEFSYFVDAYACLARENERDLLLFLQTNIQNSVRIQSNFEQRSR
- the LOC114824044 gene encoding uncharacterized protein isoform X1 codes for the protein MKQDINCSKEANKTPSSPILKIPKPSRLKSSVFFFGDLELSLCIAATMADTLSPDPELYSPQPHQNTPNSPSKPNSRKRKSTDDDEAHPAVPPHVQKLLKRIVLSLSKPSYLLGVGSTRPRAEHRARLTKLLRKLIKQRNWVEASGALSVLLEGSRKDRSPVNNRFKYRVLMEMLEHLDSNAHKVMEAYAVWEGRNAMSGYSPEYRYALQLERITLLITEGNYDEHAHHSTVILTQLKEFGNEPLLMMIVGLAYQQLWYSNLPNEMKWRESDQFYTARESNELLPHSEGHYAGNTHEAGTGIQCGSETSVMNDKVSYIGDGGIHRDISIGVDDMEIENSQPNFGTQSFYADPDEDTENENDGEMQYAPVFEALEGLESLLLPIRLPESTDREDFMNSQTTIFNDTFRNAVKYLRLALHSTPPVLQALLPLVQLLLIGGQVKEALNEIENCCSPNTALPIRLRATLLEQFDRYNSALLSTCFEDVLKNDPTCYDSLAKLVQLHQNDEYSPESLLEMIALHLDATYADYNTWREFALCFLKLSQYDEDRMSVCLNGNEGEHKEHYSVCFNRTPKMFIEGKSGEGWRFRCRWWRTRHFSHQTLTSEIATGDLQLLTYKAACAVHMYGSEFSYFVDAYACLARENERDLLLFLQTNIQNSVRIQSNFEQRSR